A single region of the Pelecanus crispus isolate bPelCri1 chromosome 10, bPelCri1.pri, whole genome shotgun sequence genome encodes:
- the BAG3 gene encoding BAG family molecular chaperone regulator 3 — protein sequence MSAAAQSPPPPQMEGSAEPLPPGWEIKIDPQTGWPFFVDHNSRTTTWSDPRLRAAPQEGQSSANGPSRDSPKQPPAREGNMGYPKLRAGYIPIPVIHEGIDGRRQHPCFSAPQPGVQRYKTEAVPTTVQAQPPLRGAYAGPESPPRGPAEASQTDKQSGQTTAAAAAQVPATHGPEPQSPGASDSPTVSPQSSGRPNAGSHQLPRGYIPIPVIHENIQRQPTQVYHQAQKTHYPAQQSEYQAHQPVFHKIQPEEREPKTTRAQSPFRVSQRGSSSRESSPARVTTQIQPPAPIRVQTVVDRPQVSQQQVPPQEPPRPSPPPEMKPENKAVPPPETEVPSSYIPIQVTHQEPDPKLSPQKPPAMAEKADKKVPCPAKIVPPQERPPPEEAATQKTMETGEPQKHPGVLKVEAILEKVQMLEQAVDSFEGKKTDKKYLMIEEYLTKELLALDSVDPEGRADVRQARRDGVRKVQNILERLEQKAEDVPEPVQVDGLQPNLPEPKPPQEIMETEPVVVKSKGDTSNKDAKDETKMEGHQPETKEEVFTNLATTTNTSNNPTEP from the exons GAAGGCCAGTCGTCAGCAAATGGTCCATCTCGTGATAGCCCCAAGCAGCCACCGGCCAGAGAAGGAAACATGGGATACCCCAAGCTCCGGGCTGGCTATATCCCTATTCCCGTCATCCACGAGGGCATCGATGGCAGACGGCAGCACCCGTGCTTTTCTGCTCCGCAGCCTGGGGTGCAGCGATACAAGACAGAAGCGGTGCCTACCACGGTGCAGGCGCAGCCACCTCTAAGGGGGGCCTATGCTGGCCCCGAGTCCCCTCCACGGGGACCGGCGGAGGCTTCTCAGACAGATAAACAGAGCGGACAGACAacggcagctgcagcagcccaagtgccgGCCACACACGGACCCGAG CCTCAATCTCCTGGAGCTTCTGATTCTCCAACGGTTTCCCCTCAGTCCTCTGGCAGACCCAACGCAGGAAGCCATCAGCTTCCTCGCGGTTATATTCCAATTCCCGTGATCCACGAAAATATCCAACGGCAACCGACGCAAGTCTACCATCAGGCACAGAAGACACACTACCCTGCCCAGCAGAGCGAATACCAAGCCCACCAACCAGTGTTTCACAAAATTCAACCCGAGGAGAGGGAGCCTAAGACAACGCGAGCACAGTCTCCGTTCAGGGTGTCTCAGAGAGGCTCCTCGAGCCGCGAGAGTTCACCGGCCAGAGTTACCACCCAGATACAGCCCCCAGCTCCCATCAGAGTGCAGACAGTTGTAGACAGACCCCAG GTTTCTCAGCAACAAGTCCCACCTCAAGAGCCACCAAGACCATCCCCACCACCTGAAATGAAACCTGAAAACAAGGCAGTCCCACCACCCGAAACTGAGGTGCCGTCATCATATATCCCAATTCAGGTCACCCACCAAGAACCGGATCCTAAACTATCCCCCCAGAAGCCTCCAGCCATGGCAGAGAAAGCTGATAAAAAAGTTCCCTGCCCAGCTAAGATTGTCCCCCCACAGGAAAGGCCTCCTCCTGAAGAAGCGGCGACACAGAAGACAATGGAAACAGGAGAACCTCAAAAGCATCCTGGTGTTTTGAAAGTGGAGGCAATTCTGGAGAAAGTACAAATGCTTGAGCAGGCAGTCGACTCCTTTGAAGGCaagaaaactgacaaaaaaTACTTGATGATTGAAGAGTATTTGACCAAAGAGTTGCTAGCCCTAGACTCAGTGGACCCTGAGGGTCGTGCGGATGTGCGTCAGGCCAGGAGAGATGGTGTAAGGAAGGTCCAGAACATTTTGGAAAGACttgaacagaaagcagaagatgtCCCGGAACCAGTTCAAGTTGATGGACTTCAGCCAAATTTGCCAGAGCCTAAACCACCACAGGAAATCATGGAGACTGAACCTGTGGTAGTCAAGAGCAAGGGAGATACCAGTAATAAAGATGCTAAAGATGAAACCAAAATGGAAGGACATCAGCCTGAAACCAAGGAAGAAGTGTTTACCAATCTTGCCACGACGACAAACACATCTAATAATCCAACTGAACCGTAG